One window of Aliarcobacter lanthieri genomic DNA carries:
- a CDS encoding DUF507 family protein, with the protein MRLRLHHTPYLARRITRDLLTCDFVEVRKEKNSIEAEIERILDEDIEKEQALDEKVQEILDAQEEEIEYLNADRRQLFWMTKKRLANDFGVILNNEDRFSDISHKILDYLWEEDYIHFRCSDNQIKNVIFGSMDDFIKGFEKADSEVLAKLKNYKRKLIPGTEDYDLVYHRLYEEELIKRGLI; encoded by the coding sequence ATGAGATTAAGATTACATCACACGCCTTATCTAGCAAGAAGAATTACAAGAGATTTGCTAACTTGTGATTTTGTAGAAGTAAGAAAAGAAAAAAATAGTATTGAAGCTGAAATCGAAAGAATTTTAGATGAAGATATAGAGAAAGAACAGGCTTTAGATGAAAAAGTACAAGAAATTTTAGATGCACAAGAAGAAGAAATTGAGTATCTAAATGCAGATAGACGGCAACTTTTTTGGATGACTAAAAAAAGGCTTGCAAATGATTTTGGAGTAATCTTAAACAACGAGGATAGATTTTCTGATATTTCTCACAAAATATTAGATTATCTATGGGAGGAGGACTATATACACTTTAGATGTTCAGATAATCAAATTAAAAATGTTATATTTGGTTCGATGGACGATTTTATAAAAGGATTTGAAAAAGCAGACAGTGAGGTTTTAGCTAAGCTTAAAAACTATAAAAGAAAACTAATTCCTGGAACAGAAGATTATGATTTGGTATATCATAGACTTTATGAAGAAGAGTTAATAAAAAGAGGATTAATTTAA
- a CDS encoding carbamoyl phosphate synthase small subunit, with protein MQKVYIYLENGIFLEAKSFGADTTAIGKLVYNNATFGHQEIITDPSNTGLFINFTPVEVGNVGANSADFESTKAYAKGILVRTYHSEYSNYRAEQSLGDFLKEQGVIGICDIDTRYLTKIIRDEGSMMMIASTLISNKDELAKKLSEAKKYDEIDFVSENSVKESYIHKSGAWNPDTQEYNKASMSDKKVLVLDLGAKKSFLNELVEAELEVEVVPYSTKADDIIARFKNNEIGGVVLSSGAGNPNILTTLVNEIKKIIDANIPIFAVGLGHYIVALANGIKVEKINSIKYGSHPIKGERTVEIYGINTDFKIDDSIKNIADVTYTKVFDDSLVALKYKNKDILSSEFTPVSNSPIYKEFANSVK; from the coding sequence ATGCAAAAAGTATATATTTATTTAGAAAATGGAATATTTTTAGAGGCAAAATCTTTTGGTGCAGATACGACTGCAATTGGAAAATTAGTTTACAATAATGCAACTTTTGGACATCAAGAAATAATTACTGATCCATCAAACACAGGTTTATTTATCAACTTTACACCTGTAGAAGTAGGAAACGTAGGAGCAAATAGTGCTGATTTTGAAAGTACAAAAGCTTATGCGAAAGGGATACTTGTAAGAACTTACCATAGTGAGTATTCAAATTATAGAGCAGAGCAAAGTTTAGGAGATTTTTTAAAAGAGCAAGGTGTTATAGGTATTTGTGATATTGATACAAGATATTTAACAAAAATTATTAGAGATGAAGGAAGTATGATGATGATTGCTTCAACTTTAATTTCTAATAAAGATGAATTGGCAAAAAAATTAAGTGAAGCAAAAAAATATGATGAAATAGATTTTGTAAGTGAAAACTCTGTAAAAGAGAGTTATATACATAAATCTGGTGCATGGAATCCTGATACACAAGAATATAATAAAGCAAGTATGAGTGATAAAAAAGTTTTAGTTTTAGATTTAGGTGCTAAAAAATCATTTTTAAATGAACTTGTAGAAGCTGAACTTGAAGTGGAAGTAGTTCCTTACTCTACAAAAGCAGATGATATTATAGCTAGATTTAAAAATAATGAAATAGGTGGAGTTGTACTAAGTAGTGGTGCAGGAAACCCAAATATTTTAACTACATTAGTAAATGAAATCAAAAAAATAATTGATGCTAATATTCCTATTTTTGCTGTTGGTTTAGGACATTATATTGTAGCACTTGCAAATGGTATAAAAGTAGAAAAAATTAACTCTATAAAATATGGAAGTCACCCTATAAAAGGTGAAAGAACTGTTGAAATATATGGTATAAATACTGATTTTAAAATAGATGATAGCATAAAAAATATAGCAGATGTGACATATACAAAAGTATTTGATGATAGTTTAGTAGCTTTAAAATATAAAAATAAAGATATTTTAAGTAGTGAATTTACTCCAGTATCAAACTCTCCAATCTATAAAGAGTTTGCAAATTCTGTAAAATAA